Below is a window of Osmia bicornis bicornis chromosome 8, iOsmBic2.1, whole genome shotgun sequence DNA.
GTTATTTACAAATAAccatttgttaataattttacattcatttacttgaataaacaaaattttacttgtggtatttttttatttttatacttatgcatataaaatttcaatttttgtaaACAAATTATATTGTTTATTGCAATTTGTATATTCTTATGtcatacattttaataatgaaaattgtttttcagATTGCACTTGCACAGGACTTAATTCGGTGAAAAGCTACATATAATTGCTTTACATAATGGGTCCCTTAACGACAAGTGCCAGACATGTTTTTCACAACATTTGTAAAACTGCTGCGAAGGCAATGTCTACAAATGTAATGTTAAATCCAAAAGATGAACCAAAGGAAATAATACTTAAATATTTGGATGGAAAGGACAATGGCATTGCGGTACTGGGACTGAATCGGCCAAATGTTTGTAATGCACTTGGAAAGACTTTAGTTAATCAGTTAACCGATGCTATTTCTTCCATGAAAGAGGATACAAAGTTGCAAGTATTGATTATTCGCAGCATGGTACCAAAAATTTTCTGTGCTGGTGCTGATTTACGAGAAAGAACAATAATGGACACTACAGGCACTGCCCAATTTGTTTCGTGCTTAAGAAACATGATGAACAACATAGAATCTTTACCGACCCCAGTGATATCTGCCATAGATGGTGCCGCATTAGGCGGAGGATTAGAGCTTGCTTTAGCCACAGATATTAGAGTCGCAGCATCAGAAGCTACAATGGGTCTTGTCGAAACAAAATGGGCAATTATTCCAGGCGCCGGTGGTACGCAACGACTTCCAAGAATAATCGGACCTGCTAAAGCAAAAGAACTCATTTATACTGCACGTTTAATCGACGGTCAAGAAGCGATGAAAATTGGTCTGATAAATCAAGTAGTTCCACAAAATAAAGAGGGGGATGCTGCTTATCAGTCTGCTTTATCTATAGCCAGAGAAATTTTACCCAATGGACCGCTTGGAGTAAGGTGAGTACGAAGTATAAATTACCCTGGCTTATACATAtcttatatatattttgttttagaGTGGCAAAAACGGCGATATCAAAGGGACTTCAAGGATCTATCACCGATGGGCTTGAAATTGAGGAACAATGTTACAATGAAATTGTACATTCAAAAGACAGACTCGAAGGACTTGCAGCATTTGCAGCAAAGCGTATGCCCGTTTATCAGGGAATGTAAACACAGAAAATTGATGGGCATTATGACTTACGCTTAAATGACATATCGAAAACGTGCATTTTAATACTGATATTAAAAGCTGGGAACATGCCTCTTTTTTTACAATACATTATCATGTTACAACTGACTTTCACGtacatataattatataaagtcaattatatttacatttggAAAAACAGTTACAGAAATAACGTTATATAACTTTTACcgtaatttacaatttttaataatttttttatgtaatttaCATTAATTCTAAGAAAAACAATCTGTGTCATGTTTAATATTtggttttatatattttatactaaTTGTTATTGTTgatgtatatgtacatatatataatatatatgattttatttttataaaataaaagcgtttgtaacaaatgaaaattatgcTGATTTTATTTAGATTCCAAATATTCATTGCATAAAATACAGTTAATTTTACTTaggaaatatatatttatttataaagatTTCATTTGGGAATGATAATTTATACAGTaactattaaaaatgaaatgtccagtgataaaaaaaaaatctaatgTAACATGTAAAAATACTTTCTGTTTATTAAGTAAAACATTTAATGCACTAACCCGATACTTGTTGCATAAACCTTTTTATACAGTTTATACAAATGAAGTTAATACATTCTTACAGGAAGCAACTATGTTTACTAATACATCTTTATAATATATAGCATAAACCTTGAcacttttatattataataatagaaataaaaaggaGCACCCTGCCTTTCAAAATGTAGTTTAAACAGAAcgaaattaaacaattttgtGCATTATGCGCATTGCAAAGGCAGAGTAAATTGTTCTCGATCTTTCTGTTCTTTAATAACAGCCATAAGAACCTTAAGTTGATTAATCGTGTCTTCCGGACAAGTTACACGATGACCAACAGTTAAATCGCTTTCATAAATTTCGTAATCGTTACCACCTTCTATCGTTTTGTCACCGAAGAAATGTATTTCATCGTACCCTTGAATGTGTCTGAGACAATACGTTTTGTCCCAGCCAATAGGAAAAACATCGAAAGATATTTGACCACCTTgatatataaaatgaaagaaatttgtttCACTTTAAGTTTTGTATATTCCTTTTTGCTGGCACGTATTACGCGCTACGTATAATACTGttcattcttttaatttaatcaaactaaaaattaatttttaagtatAAAATTTTACTTACCAATACTGTATCTTAAAGCAAGATCTGGAAACTCTTTTTTAAGAGCTTGAATAAATTTCTGACGAATTTGATTTTCAATATCGTATTCATAAAACTGAATACGTTCCTCTTTAGTACAGTTACGGCCAATTGGTGATACATTAATCATACCTGTTCTAAATTCTATAAAAGTACCACGTTTGATTGGCAAATGTAATTCggatatatattttaaacaaaagtttaTGAATTCTTGCAGCTTCTCCTCGCCGATAACACTTTGTATTGTCTAAAACATGAAACTTGTTTAAGGCAACagttaaaaatgatacaaattttatatgCTATGTCATATTGCTTACTTCTGTTGGCAATTGTTTACCATCATGAAAAGCAATGAGTCCATTTTCTGCAAAaacatatttgtatttctCAAATATGGTTCCACCACCCAACTGTTCTTTCAGTTTTTCTATATCTGATCCTCCGACCACAGATATATCAAATTCTTTTCTAGTAACATCCAAAATAAACTTCTCCACGTCTGGCTTAATTAcctgaaaaaataattcaattagcATACATACAGTGTAATAAACATCTTTATAATTATCTAGTATTTGTACCTGTCTAGGATCAGTAAGTGTGCCATCAACATCGAATAAACACATTATCTTCTTAGACATGGTAAAATGGTTTCTCTTAGTTAATTAATCTGAAACAtatgtttctaaattaaatttttataaagcATAAACAGAAAATGATAGTAAAAAACACAAATGTAGACAATAaagttttttaatatatacCAGAAACCAACATAAATAAtctttattatcatttttagtCTTCAAAAAATTACAGTAAGATGTGAATAATCTATAACTTTCCCTCCAcctatataaaaaatttaactttCTGACAGATTTTAAGTATCCTCTAAGattcattttttcaataaaattaatatctacATATATACATTTCCAGATCGACGaacagaatgaaaataataatccATTTCACTCACGTTTTCAAAAACATAAAatctgtaaaattaatttcaatgtatttattaaattgcaaCAATAATGACATATAAcctaatataataaaaatatcaaaaacaCATTAATCATATCATTTCAgttttacataaattaatttttttctttacgcTTTCGTCGATctcgaaataataaaaaagggaataaataaaaaaaaagtacagaCAGTTGTATATAAGCAGTTAATACGTGGCTAGATTGACGCCCTCTTTATGGGATCTAATCCCTGCGCTTACGGCTACAATATTGCGAAGAATgttattgaataaattatatatctttATTTATCTTATCTTATTTGGTTTACATCATTTAAATGCAGACAAATTACCGCCTAAAAATGCCATCTTACTTTTGGGTAAGTACCTAtggtttgtaaaaatataataaatttaatatttgttttaaaaataaaatttacaattaatatatctttgttataaatcaaaaatatttaattttgttgtatttgataattttacctttatatttaattttatttctacacAGCTGATGATGGCGGATTTGAAATGCGAtcctatttaaataaaatttgtcaaacACCTAATCTGGATTATTTGGCAAAAGAaagtttattatttaacaatgCATTTACTTCGGTCAGCAGCTGTTCTCCCAGGTAGAACTTTAGTTTAAAACTTGCTATTTGCAAGTAGCAtagatacttttcatttttaatttcagccGTTCTTCTTTACTCACTGGATTACCCAGTCATCAAAATGGAATGTACGGTCTTCATCATGGAATTCATCATTTCAATTCATTTGATAATGTTCAGAGTCTACCAAAAATGTTAAAGAACAATAATATAAGAACAGGTATATCTTAGTTTAATAACTATTGCATGGTTTGAACTCAACTTTGCATATTTTACAGGTATCATTGGTAAAAAACATGTGGGACCAAGCAGTGTATATCCATTTGACTTTGCACaaacagaagaaaataattccaTACTTCAAGTTGGTcgaaatattacaaaaattaagcTCTTAGTAAGAGAATTCCTCTCTCAGAATAAAAGCCAGTATGAATTTATTATTCCTCAAATCATTTGTTATCTATTGACAAAGCATAAAtatgatttaaaatttttagacctttctttttatacatTGGATTTCATGACCCCCATCGATGTGGTCATAGACATCCGGAATATGGAAACTTTTGTGAAAAATTTGGTAATGGAGATATTGGTATGGGTAGTATACCTGATTGGCATCCAATATATTATCAATGGGAACAGGTAAAAGTTccttattttgttcaaaatACAGAAGCTGCAAGGCGAGATATTGCTGCTCAATACACAACTATTTCTCGTTTGGATCAAGGTATACAGATTAATATCTAAGATTCTCTCACTAATTTAAAGTTAATTACAACAATGGAACATTTTTTGTTAAAGTAAATTTATTGTATATGTAAAACTTAAGTACTCAAGCACTTAGTTAATAATAAGCtgtataaaatgaataatatggTTTTAGCCACAAAcagttaataatttaaaagatatttaatattttaaaggtGTAGGTTTAGTTCTGAAGGAACTGGAGAATGCTGGTTTTAAAGACAACACTCTAGTGATTTACACATCTGATAATGGTATACCATTTCCAAACGGTCGAACGAATTTATATGAACCAggtattaatgaaaatatttataacattacttaaacataataataattaaatttctttgtGTTAGGATTAGCAGAGCCTATGATGATTAGATCACCAATTCCTAATCATAGGAGAAATAGTGTGACATATAGTTTAACATCCTTATTAGATATTGTACCAACATTATTAGATTGGTTTAACATACCATACACGAATCAATCCCATGCTTCATTTAACGCAAATAAAGTATCTGCTCCTCGTTTAACAGGAAAATCGCTTCTTCCGCTTCTCGTTGAAGGTAAATCTCAACTATTTTCTctcattaatataaaattaatttctaacatTATTTCATTGTGTGTGTTTGAAAATAGAGCCtgtagaaaataatacaaGTGTTTTTGGCAGTCAAACACATCATGAAATTACTATGTACTATCCCATGCGTGCTATTAGAACTAAAAGATACAAGCTCATACACaacataaattacaaaatgCCATTTCCTATTGATCAGGATTTTTATGTATCACCAACCTTCCAGGTAATCTGCAAACAAATCATATAATctgtaaaattatgaaatattcttctcacttatagtaataaattaattttttatttgaaggatattttaaatagaactAGAAACAATCAACCACTTCCATGGTATAAAACATTAAGAATCTATTATGAGAGACCTGAATGGGAATTATATGA
It encodes the following:
- the LOC114875234 gene encoding methylglutaconyl-CoA hydratase, mitochondrial, which codes for MGPLTTSARHVFHNICKTAAKAMSTNVMLNPKDEPKEIILKYLDGKDNGIAVLGLNRPNVCNALGKTLVNQLTDAISSMKEDTKLQVLIIRSMVPKIFCAGADLRERTIMDTTGTAQFVSCLRNMMNNIESLPTPVISAIDGAALGGGLELALATDIRVAASEATMGLVETKWAIIPGAGGTQRLPRIIGPAKAKELIYTARLIDGQEAMKIGLINQVVPQNKEGDAAYQSALSIAREILPNGPLGVRVAKTAISKGLQGSITDGLEIEEQCYNEIVHSKDRLEGLAAFAAKRMPVYQGM
- the LOC114875236 gene encoding phosphomannomutase, whose amino-acid sequence is MSKKIMCLFDVDGTLTDPRQVIKPDVEKFILDVTRKEFDISVVGGSDIEKLKEQLGGGTIFEKYKYVFAENGLIAFHDGKQLPTETIQSVIGEEKLQEFINFCLKYISELHLPIKRGTFIEFRTGMINVSPIGRNCTKEERIQFYEYDIENQIRQKFIQALKKEFPDLALRYSIGGQISFDVFPIGWDKTYCLRHIQGYDEIHFFGDKTIEGGNDYEIYESDLTVGHRVTCPEDTINQLKVLMAVIKEQKDREQFTLPLQCA
- the LOC114875231 gene encoding N-sulphoglucosamine sulphohydrolase, yielding MLLNKLYIFIYLILFGLHHLNADKLPPKNAILLLADDGGFEMRSYLNKICQTPNLDYLAKESLLFNNAFTSVSSCSPSRSSLLTGLPSHQNGMYGLHHGIHHFNSFDNVQSLPKMLKNNNIRTGIIGKKHVGPSSVYPFDFAQTEENNSILQVGRNITKIKLLVREFLSQNKSQPFFLYIGFHDPHRCGHRHPEYGNFCEKFGNGDIGMGSIPDWHPIYYQWEQVKVPYFVQNTEAARRDIAAQYTTISRLDQGVGLVLKELENAGFKDNTLVIYTSDNGIPFPNGRTNLYEPGLAEPMMIRSPIPNHRRNSVTYSLTSLLDIVPTLLDWFNIPYTNQSHASFNANKVSAPRLTGKSLLPLLVEEPVENNTSVFGSQTHHEITMYYPMRAIRTKRYKLIHNINYKMPFPIDQDFYVSPTFQDILNRTRNNQPLPWYKTLRIYYERPEWELYDLKYDPEETNNIVFNSTAKQIFIDLKERLFKWQKMTNDPWLCAPSGVLNDIGTDNAQCMPLQNFI